The uncultured Trichococcus sp. DNA window AACTGGCGATCGAGACGAAAGCTTTGTTGGGCGACCCACCGAAGCACCGGACGACCCGCATCATGGTCACCCTTCCGGAACAGGCGGCAACCGACAAAGACTTCCTTGTCCGACTGTTGGAGCGCGGCATGGATATCGCCCGCATCAATTGCGCCCATGACGACAGTGCCGTTTGGCTGAAGATGATTGAAAACCTGAAGCTTGCCCAAAAAACTGCCGGCAAGAGTTGCCGTATCTATTTTGATATCGCAGGTCCGAAGATTCGGGTGGATGCCGTCAGCAGTGAAAAGGAGAAGCCGCGCCTCAAGGTTGGGGACTTGTTCTTCCTGACGGCGGATGCTGCCTATAAAGACCTGAAGCACTATCCGATCATTGTGTTCAGCGAAAGCCTGAATCTCTTTGATGAGCTGAAGGTCGACAGTCCGGTCATTTTGGATGATGGCGTCCTGGAAGGCCGTGTTGTGGAGCAAAAACCGCAAGGCGTCGTCGTGCAGGTAGGGAAGACTGCAAAAGCTAAAGGGATCAGAATAAAGCCGCAGAAAGGGCTCAATTTCCCGGAGTCGACCTTTAGGATGCCGATCTTGACCGAAAAAGATCGGGAAGACTTGCTTGTTGCAGTGGAAGAAGCCGATATATTGGGTTTCTCCTTTGTCCGCGGCAGCAAGGACATCGCTGCTATCCAGAAAACTTTGGCGGAGCAGGTCGGAAGCGAAGCGGCTCTGGCCATTCCGCTTGTGATCAAGATCGAAACGGTGGAAGCCGTTAATCACCTACCGGAATTGATTGTTGCCGCAGCCAGCAAAAACCCTTTGGCGATCATGATTGCCCGCGGAGACTTGGCTGCCGAGGCCGGGTTCCTGAGGCTTTCGGAACTGCAGGAGGAAATACTCTGGATCTGCGAGGCTGCCCACATCCCAGTCATCTGGAGCACGCAGGTACTCGAGAACATGGTGAAGAACGGCGTGCCGACGCGGGCTGAGATGTCGGATGCGACGATGGCCGGGCAGGCGGAATGTGTCATGCTGAACAAGGGCGATTTCGTGGAAGAGGGGATCGCCTTGCTGGATGCGATTCTGGTGCAGAGCCAACAGAATCGGTCGAAGAAGACCGCCCAACTGCGCGCACTCAAAATCGCCAAGAAAGCCTGGCGCAAAACCAAGAATTAAGTGAGGATGCATCATGCATTCTCGCTTTTTTTGACTACAGGGGCCAAATTGTTGAATGTTCCTCAGGTATTCGACAATTCAATCCGAAAATACGTCAAATTGTCGAAAGTTTCTCGACATTCGACTATCTCGGCTCAAACGGGTACCAAATTGTCGAATCTGCCGCACCTATCCGACAAATTTAGCACCGCTTCCCCTCGACTCCTGTTTGTCAATGTCCTTAAATTAAGAATGTTCCCCATGCAGCGCCAGAAGATTAACTTTTCTTAACACTGAGAAAAATTACTGGCATTTTCCAAAAAATAAGTTAAACTTATGGATGTATTGGAGGCGCTAAGTGTGATTGAAACAATAGAAAAAGAGGGCATGCATGTCAGCTACCTGGCGAGCGGCAGTTCCGGCAACTGCACCTATATCGAGACACCCAAACGGAAAATATTGGTGGACTGCGGGCTGAGCGGCAAGAAAATCGCCGGATTGATGGAAAAAATCGACCGCAACCTTGCGGATGTGGACACGATCCTCGTCACGCATGAACACCGCGATCATGTGCACGGCTTGGGCGTCCTGGCGCGCAAGTACCATATGGATCTTTACGCGAATGAGGCGACCTGGAAGGCGATGGACCACATCATCGGCAACGTTAAGACCGAACAAAAGCACATCTTCGAAATGGGCCAGGTGCTGACTTTGGGTGATGTCGATATCCAAAGTTTTGGCGTTTCCCATGATGCGGCCGAGCCGCAGTTCTACTCTTTCCATCATGAAGGCAAGCAGATGGTCATGTTGACCGATACCGGCTATGTCAGCGATCGTTTGCGCGGTTTGTTGAGTGATGCGGATGCTTATCTCATCGAAAGCAATCATGATCTGGAATTGCTGCGCATGGGCGGATACCCTTGGTCACTGAAACAGCGCATTTTGGGGGATGAAGGTCATTTGTCCAATGAGGATGGGGCTGCTGCCGTCGCCGAAATGCTGGGAGACCGGACGAAGCGCATCTATCTGGGTCATTTGAGCAAAGACAACAACATCAAGACGTTGGCGCACCATACTGCCGAAAGCGTCCTTATGCAAAAAGGCATGGGCGTCAATGAAGATTTTTTTGTATATGATACTGATCCGGACGAGCCGACTGAACTTTTCAGAGTATAGTCGACAGATGGGATTGCAAACGCAAGAGGGGCGGATCGAGTGATTCCGCTCCTTTTTGCATGTGCGGATATGATACAATAGTCTCACTGAGGAGCGATTTTCCGAAATATTCTCGCACTATCTTCATACTTTATTCAAAATAAGGCATTATACTGATCCTGTAGAACGATAAGGAGGAATTTCATCATGGACAGGAACGAAGAAAACAAAAATAATCCGCTTGATCAAGAAAAAGCATACAATGAAACGGAAACTGAATTTGAATCGACTGCCACTGACGCTCCATCTGCTGATCACATGCAAGAAGACTTATCCAAAGAAACAGAAATAGAAGCAGAAATAGAGGCAGAATACACCGAGGTCGAAGAAACGGCCAGCGAAGACGAGCCGATTGTGGAACCAGCCGCAAGCACAAGCACAAGGACGACGATGAACAAAGAGGAGCGTGCGCGCGTATACAACAGCGTCAGTGAAACCGAAGAAGCCACGAGACGTCCGAAAGACCGCAAAAATTCACCAATCAGGAACGGCATCGTCGGCGGATTGATCGGCGGCGGAATGGTCGCACTGATCGGAGCCGGCTTGCTTTTCGGATCGGGTATCCTCGGCAACGGATCCGGAACCGGCGATGCCGGAAACAATTCTGTCAACGAAACTGTGACCGATCTCGCCGTCAATGTGACGACCGACACGACCGCCGCTGTGGAAAAGGTGCAGGATGCGGTCGTTTCCATCATCAATATGCAAGCAGGCAACACAAATATGTTCGGCTTCGATCTGCCGCAGAACTCTTCCGACACCACCAACGGGAAGCTGGAGACATCGAGCGAGGGCAGCGGCGTCATCTATAAAATCGAAGATGACCTAGCTTATATCGTTACAAACAATCACGTCATCGACGGGGCAGATGAGCTGGAAATATTGATGAAGGACGGTACAAAAGAAGTAGCGTCCGTTGTCGGCAGCGATATCTGGACCGACTTGGCCGTCCTGACGATACCGTCAGAGAATATCACTGCCGTGGCATCCTTCGGCGATTCCGATGCTGTCAATGTGGGTGAACCGGCTATCGCAATCGGTTCTCCGCTTGGGACCGAGTTCGCGACTTCGGTCACGCAAGGCATCATTTCAGCCAAAAATCGTTCCGTCTCGACGGATGTGGACAGCGACGGAATCGTTGATTGGGATGTGACGGCACTGCAGACGGATGCGGCGATCAATCCGGGGAATTCCGGCGGCGCTCTGATCAATATCGCCGGCCAAGTCATCGGCATCAACTCGATGAAGATATCCGATTCAAACGTTGAGGGTATGGGCTTCGCAATCCCTAGCAACGACGTCCTGACCATCATCAACGAATTGGAACAAAACGGCGAAATCATCCGTCCGATCCTGGGCGTATCCATGCTGGATCTCTCCCAGATTTCCGCATCCCAACAAAGCTCCGTGCTCAAACTGCCTGAAGACGTGACGGAAGGTGTCGTCATCGCAGAAGTCCAAGCCTTGTCCGCAGCCGAATTGGGCGGATTGGAACAATACGACGTCATTACAGAAATGAACGGCGAAAGCGTAACAGGAATCGTCGACCTGCGCAAAATCCTGTATCCGTTGGAAGTGGGAACCGATGTGGAAATCTCCTATTACCGCGAAGGCACGCTGCAATCAACGACCGTAACCTTGACCGAAGGACAGACTTCAGCCGAATAAACTGAAATATCCAGGAATGTTGAACACCCCGTATGGCTCCTCTTGAAAGGAATCATGCGGGGTTTTTTTCGATGTAACCCTGAAAAAAGCTAGAAATCCACATGAATGTGGATAATTTCTGTGGAAAAAAAGTTTTTGTGTGTAAAACGCGTAAATGGTTATGGGAACAGTGCTTTCTGAAAAAATAAGTTGTCCACAGAAATCGGATAAGTCTGTGCATAAGGTTGGGTGTCCATGTGAAAAAAACTAGAATATCTTTGATTATAAAGGGTTTTTTTAGGTTTTGATTGCTCAATATGACATGTGTATAACTATGTGGTAAAGACAAGGATTCATTTTGAGGTCAATCAAGATGATGTGCCTGAAAATAATACTACCACTAGATAACGGGGGAACGTGTGTACATGTGCATAACTTTTGTGGATAAGGTGTGATTTGAATGTGTGAAGTGGGCATAACCGATGCCGTAATCCAGAATCTGGGCCCCGATATCCGATTCCCGAGCGTCAAACCAAAAAAAGCAGCACCCCGAAACCGGGATGCTGCAGTAAATCAAGATAATTGGTTCAAATAGTCGAAACGTTCAAAAACATCCGATTCGGTGATACCCACAAGCACGATGTCTTTGTCCACAACATAATCTGCCGCGAACGACACATCCAAGCGTTCGCCACGCTGTTTGCGCAATCCGATGATGTTTATATCGTATTTGTTGCGCAAATCCAATTGCCCCAATGTCTTGCCGACCCATTTCACAGGCGGATAGAATTCGATGATGGAAGTCTGATCATCCAGATTCACCACATCCTCAATGTTGGTGCGCAAAATATTTTTGGCGACGCGCATGCCCGTCTCTTTTTCAGGAAGGATAACCGTGTCTGCACCGATCGCTTCCAGAACTTCACGGTAATTTTTATTTTTTGCTTTCGCGATGATGTGTTTGATGCCCAATTTTTTGCAGTTCATGACGGCCAATACGCTGGCCTCCAATACTGTACCGGTAGCAATGACGACCACATCGCAGTCAGCGAGCCCGATCGACTCCAATAAGGCCAAATCGGTTACGTCCCCGATGATTCCTTTCGTGATGAAAGGCTCCAATCGATTGACGTTCTCCGGATCCTTATCGACTACGATAACATCCGAGTCGAACTCGCTCAAAGTTTTTGCGATTGTCGATCCGAAAATACCAAGTCCCAAAATACCAACTAATTTACTCATTTGTAAATACGCTCCTATTCTTTTATCCTATCAGGATAGTTCCTTTAGAATATTCAACTTCATGAACTTTTTGTGTGCGTCTTGTCAGACTATCAAGCATCGTAACCGGTCCGATGCGTCCCGCAAACATCATCACCATGATGACAGCTTGGCTCATACGCCCTAAAGTAGGTGTCAGGTTCGCGCTGACGCCAACGGTTGCGAGTGACGAAATGGCTTCAAACAGAATATAAATGAAGTCCACTTCCGGATTCAGGATACTCAACAGGCTGGTGCCGATAATCAGACTTCCAAGGAAAGTCATAAAAATAACAAATGCCTGGCGGACTTGCTGTCTGCTGATGGTGTGGTTTACGATATTGACATTGCTCTGTCCGCGCAACTCATTGTAAAGCGTCAGAAAGACGATCGCAAAAGTGGTCGTTTTCAATCCGCCGGCCGTACCACCAGGAGAGCCTCCTATGAACATTGTAAAGACAAACCAAAACAGTGTGAACGGATAGACGGTCGTAAAGTCGACGGTGGAAAATCCAGCAGTCCGCATGGTGATGGTCTGGAAGTAACCAGTCATCAGTTTTTGCGGGAAAGTGAATGTTCCGATTGATGTATTATTATTGTATTCTGCAGCCACAAAGAACACGGTACCGACAAGAATCAAAATGAATGATACCGAAAGGGCTAAACGGCTGTGCAGAGACAAGCTGCGGAAGAAAATTTTCGGGCTTGGTCTGCATTTCTTGCTGAAGTAACATTTGATATTTTTGGATACATCGAACCATACGGAAAAACCGATTCCTCCCAGAAGGATCAAGGTAGTGATGACAAAATTGATCCAAGGATCATGGACATAGTCAACCAGGCCGACATTGCCCAGTGGATCAAAGCCAGCATTACAGAATGCGGAAATAGCCAAGAAAAGGGAAGTGAACAGGCCCATTCCCCAGCCCATATCCGGAACAAACCGGAAGGACAACAGGATGAAACCGAGGCCTTCAAAAACTGCTGTATACTTCAAAATATCTGATAAATATTCTCTGAATCCTCTTGCATCTCCACGGTTGATGCCTTCTTGAACAGCCAAGCGATTGCGCAGGCCGATCCGACCCCTCAAACGCGTTAGGATGGAGGCGATCAAGGTCATCAACCCCAAGCCCCCGATTTGCATCAGGATGATCCCCACGACTTGGCCAAACAATGTATAGGAATCATGCACAGATTCAGTGAACAGTCCTGTCACGCAGACCATGGAGATGGCCGTAAATAAATTATCGAAATACGTAGCTTCCGAAGTAGGCAGTTGGCTGATCGGCAATGAAAGTATCAGCGATCCTACAAAGATGACAAAAGCAAAGCTCGTGGCAATCTTTTGTGAAGCAGTCCAACTCGAAAATGTCTTTAACACAATGGTTCAAATTCTCCTCTCAAATAGCATGCGAATAGGATTTGTTCCTTCATTATAATGCTACCGCATGATAAAGCAACTCAAAAGCATAAGGATATCTTAAATCATTTACCGAAAAAAGCAACTGGTTTTCATGCCTTTTTCAGACAAATAGTGTTCTTTTCTACATATTATAATAAGAGTGTACAAACAGGTTGGTTAATAATAAGATAAAACGAAAATTACCTACATATTTTGTCAACAATCCGCCAAAGAAAAAGACGGTTGCGAAATCGACCTTGTTCCCATAGGATAGTAGATGAGAACAAAAAGGAGCGAAAAGCAATGAACATAAAAATCATTACGGTCGGAAAACTGAAGGAGAAATATCTGAAGGAGGGCATCGCCGAATACACGAAGCGGCTCGGCAGCTACTGCAAGCTGCAGATCATCGAAGTCGGGGATGAAAAAGCGCCCGAAAACCTGAGCGATAAAGAGATGGAAATGATCAAGGACAAAGAGGGCGAAAAGATCCTCTCCAAAATCCCGGAACAGAGCTACGTCTTCGCGATGGCGATCCAGGGCAAACAGTACGATTCGGTGGAATTCGCCAACGAAATCGACAAACTCGGCACCTCCGGCAAAAGCGACATCGTCTTCATCATCGGCGGCTCGCTCGGCCTCAGCCAAGCCGTCCTGTCCCGCGCCAACCAACACATCTCCTTCGGCAAACTGACCTACCCGCACCAACTCATGCGCCTCGTGCTCGTCGAACAGATCTACAGAGCGTTCCGGATTATCCATGGGCATGCTTATCATAAATGAGAGAGTGTGATGATTCGCGTTCAGAAGGTGAGCACTAAGAGGATAATCCCTAAACGGCCTGTTCTTGGCCGTGTGGGATTGTCAGCTTAGGCGGAACATTCTGCGAATCAGAACACGTTTGAGAGGTCATTTTTTGGTAAATGTCGTTGGGACGACATTGTTGAGCTGATTCATAAAAACGTTCGGAGATGTGGTTACTTTTGATAAGGGAAGAAAAAGTGACTAAAAAAATTCTACATGACGTTTGATCAGCTAGTTATTGATCATCTGAATGAATTTATGTAATTAGGGCGAACAGCAGAATTAAATGCTGTTCGCTCTTTTATTTTGCCCAAAATACTAAAAATTACCGTATAAATATTTAATTAAAAAATGATTAAATAAAGATAGAAAAATTGCATGATGGTTGCTATAATTGAGATGTGCAAATCAAAATAATGCTATTAAATTGGAATATGGAAAATGATTGAGAAATTTCCTGATGTCGATTAGTAATGTGATAACTGTGGCAACTATCTATACTAAATGATCAAGATAGGTTTGATAATCTCGAATATATTTGGAATTGTCCCAAATGTGGATTTAAAAATAGTATTTCCAAAGATAATGTTCATTGGGAGAATTAAGAAGACTAAGATTAATTATGTCTATAACCCAGATTCCCGGTGAAGTTGTAACTAGATCAGCAAAACTGTTGTAAAAACTGAATTTCAACATAGTTATGTGTTCGCGGTAATCTAGGTAAAGTATCTGAGTTCAACCTTCCTATATGATACCGCAGCTATTCTGTATTTCCTTCAAAAAATATTGGAGTATTATCGCAAAGGGGGAAATCACCCTGCGAAGTTCACCCAAGCGTTCTTATGAGGCTGACATTAGTCTTTTCTTCATCTGTGGAACCAAATTAAAACCAGATGTATATCAAAAGAAACCATTTCTGAAATTGATGTCGGTAATCAGGGAAGGGAGAAATGTTATTTCTAAATACAATATCATTTCAAATATCAAATAAATGTAAACCACCTTAATGTGATGTGCGAGAATAAGATATTCATATTGGAATAAGAAAGTGGATGAGTAAAATTGGCTATTATAGATGTTGTAAAATTTAATGGTATTCCTAATCGGGATTG harbors:
- a CDS encoding TrkA family potassium uptake protein, yielding MSKLVGILGLGIFGSTIAKTLSEFDSDVIVVDKDPENVNRLEPFITKGIIGDVTDLALLESIGLADCDVVVIATGTVLEASVLAVMNCKKLGIKHIIAKAKNKNYREVLEAIGADTVILPEKETGMRVAKNILRTNIEDVVNLDDQTSIIEFYPPVKWVGKTLGQLDLRNKYDINIIGLRKQRGERLDVSFAADYVVDKDIVLVGITESDVFERFDYLNQLS
- a CDS encoding S1C family serine protease, which encodes MDRNEENKNNPLDQEKAYNETETEFESTATDAPSADHMQEDLSKETEIEAEIEAEYTEVEETASEDEPIVEPAASTSTRTTMNKEERARVYNSVSETEEATRRPKDRKNSPIRNGIVGGLIGGGMVALIGAGLLFGSGILGNGSGTGDAGNNSVNETVTDLAVNVTTDTTAAVEKVQDAVVSIINMQAGNTNMFGFDLPQNSSDTTNGKLETSSEGSGVIYKIEDDLAYIVTNNHVIDGADELEILMKDGTKEVASVVGSDIWTDLAVLTIPSENITAVASFGDSDAVNVGEPAIAIGSPLGTEFATSVTQGIISAKNRSVSTDVDSDGIVDWDVTALQTDAAINPGNSGGALINIAGQVIGINSMKISDSNVEGMGFAIPSNDVLTIINELEQNGEIIRPILGVSMLDLSQISASQQSSVLKLPEDVTEGVVIAEVQALSAAELGGLEQYDVITEMNGESVTGIVDLRKILYPLEVGTDVEISYYREGTLQSTTVTLTEGQTSAE
- a CDS encoding pyruvate kinase — its product is MKEKEWDELRALHQEMQALRQVVYEEGNALYAEWEPRISRNSFRLSGKNLAYYLALRRRDIRSLQSRLSKWGLSSLGRTESKVLQQLDAIVRNLALMSGEIKQLSDYPQTTEKFPGRKKLAIETKALLGDPPKHRTTRIMVTLPEQAATDKDFLVRLLERGMDIARINCAHDDSAVWLKMIENLKLAQKTAGKSCRIYFDIAGPKIRVDAVSSEKEKPRLKVGDLFFLTADAAYKDLKHYPIIVFSESLNLFDELKVDSPVILDDGVLEGRVVEQKPQGVVVQVGKTAKAKGIRIKPQKGLNFPESTFRMPILTEKDREDLLVAVEEADILGFSFVRGSKDIAAIQKTLAEQVGSEAALAIPLVIKIETVEAVNHLPELIVAAASKNPLAIMIARGDLAAEAGFLRLSELQEEILWICEAAHIPVIWSTQVLENMVKNGVPTRAEMSDATMAGQAECVMLNKGDFVEEGIALLDAILVQSQQNRSKKTAQLRALKIAKKAWRKTKN
- a CDS encoding MBL fold metallo-hydrolase; protein product: MHVSYLASGSSGNCTYIETPKRKILVDCGLSGKKIAGLMEKIDRNLADVDTILVTHEHRDHVHGLGVLARKYHMDLYANEATWKAMDHIIGNVKTEQKHIFEMGQVLTLGDVDIQSFGVSHDAAEPQFYSFHHEGKQMVMLTDTGYVSDRLRGLLSDADAYLIESNHDLELLRMGGYPWSLKQRILGDEGHLSNEDGAAAVAEMLGDRTKRIYLGHLSKDNNIKTLAHHTAESVLMQKGMGVNEDFFVYDTDPDEPTELFRV
- the rlmH gene encoding 23S rRNA (pseudouridine(1915)-N(3))-methyltransferase RlmH; amino-acid sequence: MNIKIITVGKLKEKYLKEGIAEYTKRLGSYCKLQIIEVGDEKAPENLSDKEMEMIKDKEGEKILSKIPEQSYVFAMAIQGKQYDSVEFANEIDKLGTSGKSDIVFIIGGSLGLSQAVLSRANQHISFGKLTYPHQLMRLVLVEQIYRAFRIIHGHAYHK
- a CDS encoding potassium transporter TrkG encodes the protein MLKTFSSWTASQKIATSFAFVIFVGSLILSLPISQLPTSEATYFDNLFTAISMVCVTGLFTESVHDSYTLFGQVVGIILMQIGGLGLMTLIASILTRLRGRIGLRNRLAVQEGINRGDARGFREYLSDILKYTAVFEGLGFILLSFRFVPDMGWGMGLFTSLFLAISAFCNAGFDPLGNVGLVDYVHDPWINFVITTLILLGGIGFSVWFDVSKNIKCYFSKKCRPSPKIFFRSLSLHSRLALSVSFILILVGTVFFVAAEYNNNTSIGTFTFPQKLMTGYFQTITMRTAGFSTVDFTTVYPFTLFWFVFTMFIGGSPGGTAGGLKTTTFAIVFLTLYNELRGQSNVNIVNHTISRQQVRQAFVIFMTFLGSLIIGTSLLSILNPEVDFIYILFEAISSLATVGVSANLTPTLGRMSQAVIMVMMFAGRIGPVTMLDSLTRRTQKVHEVEYSKGTILIG